The following coding sequences are from one Clostridioides difficile ATCC 9689 = DSM 1296 window:
- a CDS encoding ABC transporter substrate-binding protein, whose translation MKLKKLKVLSLVMILSLMAGCSSGGDKDKKADTPKDGKVLVYGSNDYTSINPALYEHGEINSLIFNGLTAHDENNKVVPCLAKDWKFDEATNTYTFNLRDDVKWHDGEKFTANDVKFTIETIMNPDNASEIASNYEDITKIDVVNDNTIKITLKAPNTAMLDYLTVGVLPKHALEGKDIATDEFNQKPIGTGPFKLEKWDKGQSITLVKNSDYFVKEPGLDKVVFKIVPDDKAKAMQLKSGELDLAQITPKDMSNFEKDEKNFKVNIMKTADYRGILYNFNSKFFKDKKAKGLPNALSYAIDRKAIVDSVLLGHGVPAYSPLQMGPYNNPDIEKFEYNPEKAKQEIEKLGWKLGSDGIYEKEGTKLAFEITAGESDQVRVDMAKICAQQLKEIGVDAKAVVVTETDWANQDAHLIGWGSPFDPDDHTYKVFGTDKGANYSAYSNPTIDKILQKARETEDKDEKLKLYKQFQVEMTKDMPYTFIAYIDAIYVGKPNIKGLTPDTVLGHHGVGIFWNIADWTIE comes from the coding sequence ATGAAATTAAAGAAGTTAAAAGTTTTAAGTTTAGTAATGATACTTAGTCTAATGGCAGGTTGTTCTAGTGGAGGAGACAAAGATAAGAAGGCAGATACGCCTAAAGATGGAAAGGTACTTGTTTATGGAAGTAATGACTATACAAGTATAAATCCTGCACTATATGAACATGGAGAAATAAATTCGTTAATATTTAATGGATTAACAGCTCATGATGAAAATAATAAGGTGGTTCCTTGTCTAGCAAAGGACTGGAAATTTGATGAGGCAACAAATACATATACTTTTAATTTAAGAGATGATGTTAAGTGGCATGATGGAGAGAAATTTACAGCAAATGATGTTAAGTTTACAATAGAAACTATAATGAATCCAGATAATGCTTCTGAGATAGCATCAAATTATGAAGATATAACAAAAATTGATGTGGTTAATGATAATACTATAAAAATTACTTTAAAAGCTCCAAATACAGCAATGCTTGATTATTTAACAGTAGGAGTATTACCAAAACATGCTTTGGAAGGTAAGGATATAGCTACTGATGAATTTAATCAAAAACCAATAGGTACTGGACCATTTAAACTTGAAAAATGGGACAAAGGTCAAAGTATAACACTTGTTAAGAATAGTGATTATTTTGTAAAAGAACCAGGATTAGATAAAGTAGTCTTTAAGATTGTTCCAGATGATAAGGCTAAGGCAATGCAATTAAAATCAGGAGAATTAGACCTAGCTCAAATAACTCCTAAAGATATGTCTAACTTTGAAAAAGACGAAAAGAATTTTAAAGTAAATATAATGAAAACAGCCGACTATAGAGGTATATTATACAATTTTAATTCTAAATTCTTTAAAGATAAAAAAGCTAAAGGATTACCAAATGCTTTAAGCTATGCAATAGATAGAAAAGCAATAGTTGACAGTGTATTATTAGGACATGGTGTACCAGCATATTCACCTTTACAAATGGGACCATATAATAATCCTGATATAGAAAAGTTTGAATATAATCCAGAAAAAGCTAAACAAGAAATTGAAAAGCTAGGTTGGAAATTAGGTTCTGATGGAATCTATGAAAAAGAAGGTACTAAGTTAGCTTTCGAGATAACAGCAGGTGAGAGTGACCAAGTTAGAGTTGATATGGCTAAAATATGTGCACAACAGTTAAAAGAAATTGGTGTTGATGCTAAAGCTGTTGTTGTAACTGAAACAGATTGGGCTAATCAAGATGCTCATTTAATAGGTTGGGGAAGTCCATTTGACCCAGATGACCATACATATAAAGTATTTGGAACAGATAAAGGTGCAAATTACAGTGCTTACTCTAATCCTACTATAGATAAAATACTTCAAAAAGCAAGAGAAACAGAAGATAAAGATGAAAAATTAAAGTTATATAAACAATTCCAAGTAGAAATGACTAAGGATATGCCTTATACATTTATTGCTTATATAGATGCAATATATGTTGGAAAACCAAACATAAAAGGATTAACACCTGATACAGTTTTAGGTCATCATGGTGTAGGTATATTCTGGAACATAGCTGACTGGACAATTGAATAA
- a CDS encoding HsmA family protein produces the protein MNYKLILAIVFITSALIFYTIGVFGERKAKILKKKHVIIFWLGFIFDTLGTFTMSNIANSHTFEVKSALSQNLHSITGLLAIVLMLFHASWATFVLYKDDEEKKKFFHKFSIVVWTIWLVPYFIGMFIGMAG, from the coding sequence ATGAATTATAAATTAATACTTGCAATAGTATTTATAACATCAGCTTTAATTTTCTACACTATAGGTGTATTTGGAGAAAGAAAGGCAAAAATTTTAAAAAAGAAACATGTAATTATATTTTGGCTTGGTTTTATATTTGATACTTTAGGAACATTTACAATGAGTAACATAGCCAACAGCCATACTTTTGAAGTAAAATCTGCTTTATCACAAAACCTTCATAGTATTACAGGTCTTCTTGCAATTGTACTTATGCTTTTTCATGCAAGTTGGGCTACTTTTGTCCTATACAAAGATGATGAGGAAAAGAAAAAATTCTTTCATAAGTTTAGTATAGTTGTATGGACTATATGGTTAGTTCCATATTTTATAGGTATGTTTATTGGTATGGCTGGATAG
- a CDS encoding ABC transporter permease: MLKDILKKLLQFILVMFLLSFIVFYMARLAPGDPLISYYGDGVERMSTQEKENAMKKLGLDEPIYSQYIKWISNASKGEFGISFKYKQNVTSVINDVYINTIILGGSGYILTFVLALLLGIFCTLHEDKLIDRIICKLGTITNCIPSFWVALVLILIFSINLSILPSSGAYSMGEESSILSRISHLILPLTVLILSHLWYYTYMIRNKLLEEIREDYVLLCKAKGLNNRTIVFKHCLRNIMPSYISIMAISIPHILGGTYVVEKVFSYPGLGTLCFESAKYHDYNMLLVLCLITGALVVFGNMLAQIINNKIDPRMKYDRGDTNEATI; this comes from the coding sequence TTGTTAAAGGATATATTGAAAAAGTTGTTGCAGTTTATTTTAGTAATGTTTTTATTATCTTTTATTGTTTTTTACATGGCAAGACTTGCTCCAGGAGACCCATTAATCTCTTACTATGGGGATGGAGTAGAAAGAATGAGTACACAAGAAAAAGAAAATGCTATGAAAAAACTTGGTTTGGATGAACCAATATACAGTCAATATATAAAATGGATTTCAAATGCATCAAAAGGGGAATTTGGAATTTCATTTAAATATAAACAAAATGTTACTTCTGTTATAAATGATGTCTATATAAACACTATAATATTAGGTGGTTCAGGATATATACTTACCTTTGTGCTAGCCTTATTGTTAGGAATATTTTGTACATTACATGAAGATAAGCTCATTGATAGAATCATATGCAAATTAGGAACAATAACCAACTGTATTCCATCATTTTGGGTTGCCTTAGTACTCATACTTATATTTAGTATAAACTTAAGTATACTTCCAAGTAGTGGTGCTTATTCAATGGGAGAAGAGTCCAGTATATTAAGTAGGATATCACATCTAATCTTACCTCTTACAGTACTTATATTAAGCCATCTATGGTATTACACATATATGATAAGAAATAAATTACTAGAGGAAATAAGAGAAGATTATGTGCTTTTATGTAAAGCAAAAGGTTTAAATAATAGAACTATTGTTTTTAAGCATTGCCTGAGAAATATAATGCCATCATATATTAGTATAATGGCCATTTCGATACCTCATATACTAGGAGGAACTTATGTAGTTGAAAAAGTTTTTTCTTATCCTGGGTTAGGAACACTTTGTTTTGAAAGTGCAAAGTATCATGATTATAATATGTTATTAGTTTTATGCTTAATAACAGGGGCTTTAGTAGTATTTGGGAATATGTTAGCTCAAATTATAAACAATAAAATAGACCCTAGAATGAAATATGATAGAGGTGATACTAATGAAGCCACAATATAG
- a CDS encoding NifU family protein, with the protein MREKVEKVLEEKIKPVLQRDGGDVELIDVNENGVVLVRLQGACSGCPGATMTIKAIIENVLVSEVPGVTQVLGV; encoded by the coding sequence ATGAGAGAAAAAGTTGAAAAAGTGCTTGAGGAAAAGATAAAACCAGTATTACAAAGAGATGGTGGAGATGTAGAGCTTATAGATGTAAATGAAAATGGTGTGGTTTTAGTTAGACTACAAGGGGCATGTAGTGGGTGTCCAGGAGCGACTATGACAATCAAAGCTATTATTGAAAATGTTTTGGTGAGTGAAGTTCCAGGAGTAACTCAAGTATTAGGTGTTTAA
- a CDS encoding ABC transporter permease, whose protein sequence is MKPQYSDFEIVGENYILVAEDEHIETKKTLSKKIKELPYISIIILSIIVIGSVFSSFIMTHEPTYMDLASSNLAPNKTFLFGTDSMGRDIYSMIWYGGKISLFIGLFSTVISTVIGIVYGSISGSASELVDDAMMRFTEIILSIPSILIIIFVQAILGNSNPVSMSIVIGITSWMNISKIVRTEVRQIRNSEYILAAKSMGGGFFYVLKQHLLPNFVASIMFMVVTNIGAAIGTESTLSFLGIGLPIEIVSWGSMLSLSEEALLSNRWWIILIPGIFLVTTLVCITNIGNYIRKNNNKKSSNL, encoded by the coding sequence ATGAAGCCACAATATAGTGATTTTGAAATTGTAGGAGAAAATTATATTTTAGTAGCAGAAGATGAACATATAGAAACAAAGAAAACCTTATCTAAAAAAATTAAAGAATTACCATATATATCAATTATTATTTTATCAATCATAGTCATTGGAAGTGTATTCTCATCTTTTATAATGACACATGAACCAACATACATGGATTTAGCAAGTTCTAATTTAGCTCCAAATAAAACTTTTTTATTTGGAACAGACTCAATGGGTAGAGATATATATTCTATGATATGGTATGGAGGAAAAATATCTTTATTTATAGGACTATTTTCCACTGTAATATCAACTGTTATAGGAATTGTTTATGGTAGTATAAGTGGTTCAGCATCTGAACTCGTAGATGATGCAATGATGAGGTTTACAGAAATCATACTTAGTATACCTTCAATATTAATTATAATATTTGTACAAGCTATACTTGGAAATTCAAATCCAGTATCTATGTCCATAGTAATAGGGATAACAAGTTGGATGAATATATCTAAGATAGTGAGAACAGAAGTTAGACAAATAAGAAATAGCGAATACATACTAGCAGCTAAGAGCATGGGAGGAGGATTCTTCTATGTATTAAAGCAACATTTACTTCCAAATTTTGTGGCATCAATAATGTTCATGGTTGTAACAAACATAGGCGCAGCTATTGGTACTGAATCGACACTTAGCTTTTTAGGAATTGGTTTACCAATAGAAATTGTTTCTTGGGGAAGTATGTTATCTTTGTCAGAGGAAGCATTACTTTCAAATAGATGGTGGATTATACTGATTCCGGGTATATTTTTGGTTACAACATTGGTGTGTATAACAAATATAGGTAATTATATAAGAAAGAATAATAATAAAAAATCTAGTAATTTATAA
- a CDS encoding GIY-YIG nuclease family protein produces MDRKRELKQLYKEMKFDIGVFIIKNDITKKIYLGKSNDIKSKFNSLKFQLGAGSCMIKELNNEWKKYGEKAFIFEVLELIKHDDNKTEKDYLEELDILEMVWLEKLKEDNTYEIYSI; encoded by the coding sequence ATGGATAGAAAACGTGAATTAAAACAATTATACAAAGAAATGAAATTTGACATAGGTGTATTCATAATAAAAAATGATATTACTAAAAAGATTTACCTTGGAAAAAGTAATGACATAAAAAGCAAATTTAACTCTCTCAAATTTCAGCTTGGTGCTGGCTCATGTATGATAAAAGAATTAAATAATGAATGGAAAAAATATGGTGAAAAAGCATTTATATTTGAAGTTTTAGAACTTATAAAACATGATGATAACAAAACAGAGAAAGATTATTTAGAAGAACTAGATATTTTAGAGATGGTTTGGTTAGAAAAATTAAAGGAAGATAATACTTATGAAATTTATTCCATATAA
- a CDS encoding DUF6179 domain-containing protein translates to MLNNLSNININENNLIKNQYSISLLKECLNCKVIDEREVYNIQQEISLILMDLIKKYTNGQSTSVKTEVAEKLLISIWYAIDAYINKLGDIEKRVVELTAKNVKKVYLGGIEILEEELVRLKDFYKLMMSRKLDTNSIAYNDTLMELSSFFKSYIVKFEAQDVPVSIDYPLALDDMDVKGIYYVKNYIESIDIENRFCNLFKKKDREKLFYDYGVTYKIDCDVVLVNLFELIINNCIFSTILGNEVTNLEISKYEYEFLEKQFKNMYNNITEDEVIGSEESNIIELIEVDDSFNTEVDSNLDYNDFEEINREIRINKKITLLLMEAIEVLIKRLSIEDEDVIRYIKKYEKIFIESVLSSIKSNTFKSMVTVSKNKKEHLEDYIVDDESKLDDESFREIFNEILDSTSIIEKIRIIKENINAKKDFIDILESECLFGEEYLMLFASLSELELAILGSVVFYEDIRMREINILEFMLNEKTETTLWKIEYIKFMKRQSEDKIYSIEEHMNKIN, encoded by the coding sequence ATGTTAAATAATTTAAGTAATATTAATATAAACGAAAATAATTTAATAAAGAACCAATATTCCATATCTCTACTTAAGGAATGTCTAAATTGTAAAGTGATAGATGAAAGAGAAGTATATAATATACAACAAGAAATATCTCTAATACTTATGGATTTGATTAAAAAATATACAAATGGTCAAAGCACATCAGTAAAAACAGAAGTTGCCGAAAAACTGTTGATTTCAATATGGTATGCTATTGATGCATATATAAATAAGCTTGGAGATATAGAAAAAAGAGTTGTGGAGTTGACTGCTAAGAATGTTAAAAAGGTGTACCTTGGAGGCATTGAAATATTAGAGGAAGAGTTAGTTAGGCTAAAAGATTTTTATAAACTAATGATGAGTAGAAAATTGGATACTAATTCAATAGCATATAATGATACCTTGATGGAGTTATCAAGTTTCTTTAAAAGTTATATTGTAAAATTTGAAGCTCAGGACGTTCCAGTAAGTATAGATTATCCATTGGCACTAGATGATATGGATGTTAAGGGTATTTATTATGTGAAGAATTATATTGAGAGTATAGATATAGAAAATAGATTTTGTAACCTATTTAAGAAAAAAGATAGAGAAAAATTATTTTATGACTATGGGGTGACTTATAAAATAGATTGTGATGTTGTACTTGTAAATTTATTTGAACTTATTATAAATAATTGTATTTTTTCTACTATTTTAGGAAATGAAGTGACTAATTTAGAAATTTCAAAATATGAGTATGAATTTTTAGAAAAACAATTTAAAAATATGTACAATAATATTACTGAAGATGAAGTTATAGGCTCTGAAGAAAGTAATATAATTGAATTGATTGAAGTAGATGATAGTTTTAACACTGAAGTAGATAGTAATTTGGATTATAATGATTTTGAAGAAATTAACAGAGAAATTAGAATAAATAAAAAAATAACTTTACTACTTATGGAAGCAATTGAAGTATTAATAAAAAGATTAAGCATAGAAGATGAAGATGTAATAAGATATATTAAAAAATATGAAAAGATATTTATTGAATCTGTGCTAAGCTCAATAAAAAGTAACACTTTTAAAAGTATGGTAACTGTGAGTAAAAATAAAAAGGAACACTTAGAAGATTATATTGTTGATGATGAAAGTAAATTGGATGATGAATCGTTTAGAGAGATATTCAATGAGATATTAGATAGTACATCTATAATTGAAAAAATAAGAATAATAAAGGAAAATATCAATGCTAAAAAAGACTTTATCGATATTCTTGAATCTGAATGTTTATTTGGAGAAGAGTATTTAATGTTGTTTGCATCATTAAGTGAATTAGAATTGGCAATATTGGGTAGTGTAGTATTTTATGAAGATATTAGAATGAGAGAAATTAATATATTAGAATTTATGTTAAATGAGAAAACTGAAACTACTTTATGGAAGATAGAGTACATTAAATTTATGAAGAGGCAAAGTGAAGATAAGATATACTCCATAGAAGAGCATATGAATAAAATTAATTAA
- a CDS encoding glycosyltransferase family 4 protein, producing MKILHIITQKPNSTGSGIYLSGMIKGFEKIGHKQAVIAGIDVNDDVNCFPSEVSFYPVKYNCGELNFPVVGMSDSMPYESTRYKDLNIDMINRLKYQFKVNIDKAMNDFKPELIICHHLYLLTAFVREMVKDIKVMSICHGTCLRQLNTIDLEKEYIIANIRKLDLIFALHENQKYDIIKTFGVSESKVVVIGSGYNDDIFYNKNYKIKDDKIKIVFAGKICKSKGLIPFIKAISKLKYSKDLIEVNFAGTGSDIESYNEIVKLASKSPFKMNFLGKLEQRDLAELFNRSQIFVLPSFYEGLPVVVLEALSCGTDVITTDILGVKEWIGSEINNSGKIEYVSLPFMEKEGIPKDEELYDFENNLYNAIDSKIQSLLNNSNKKTSVDMSKKTWDGLAYRINEVILMDELCLV from the coding sequence GTGAAAATTCTTCATATAATAACACAAAAACCAAATAGTACAGGTAGTGGTATATATTTGTCTGGTATGATAAAAGGGTTCGAAAAAATCGGTCATAAGCAAGCTGTAATTGCAGGTATAGATGTAAATGATGATGTAAATTGTTTTCCAAGTGAAGTAAGTTTTTATCCAGTAAAGTATAATTGTGGGGAGTTAAATTTTCCTGTTGTAGGTATGAGTGATTCTATGCCATATGAAAGTACAAGATATAAAGATTTAAATATAGACATGATAAATAGATTGAAATATCAATTTAAAGTAAATATAGATAAGGCTATGAATGATTTTAAGCCAGAACTTATAATATGTCATCATTTGTACCTTTTAACTGCATTTGTTAGGGAAATGGTAAAAGATATAAAGGTTATGTCTATTTGTCATGGAACTTGTTTAAGACAGTTAAATACCATTGATTTAGAGAAAGAATACATAATAGCAAATATAAGGAAATTAGATTTAATATTTGCTCTTCATGAAAATCAGAAATATGATATTATAAAGACTTTTGGAGTAAGTGAAAGTAAAGTAGTTGTAATTGGTAGTGGTTATAATGATGATATATTTTATAATAAAAATTATAAAATAAAGGATGATAAAATAAAAATAGTATTTGCAGGTAAGATATGTAAATCAAAGGGACTGATTCCATTTATAAAAGCTATATCTAAATTAAAATATAGTAAAGATTTAATAGAAGTCAATTTTGCAGGTACTGGAAGCGATATCGAATCATATAATGAGATAGTTAAACTGGCAAGTAAGTCTCCATTTAAAATGAATTTCCTAGGAAAGTTAGAACAGAGAGATTTAGCTGAGCTATTCAACAGGTCACAAATATTTGTGTTACCATCATTTTATGAGGGATTACCAGTTGTAGTTTTAGAAGCTTTATCTTGTGGCACAGATGTAATCACTACTGATATTCTTGGTGTTAAAGAGTGGATTGGTAGTGAGATTAATAATTCTGGAAAGATAGAATATGTTTCTCTACCTTTTATGGAGAAAGAAGGTATTCCAAAAGATGAAGAGTTATATGATTTTGAAAATAATTTGTATAATGCAATAGATTCTAAGATACAATCTTTATTGAATAACTCAAATAAGAAAACATCTGTAGATATGTCAAAAAAAACGTGGGATGGCTTAGCATATAGAATAAATGAAGTTATTTTAATGGATGAATTGTGTTTAGTCTAA
- a CDS encoding DUF6323 family protein codes for MISPIILSSINQNLKEIERNELLETNIESGDYGLALSESDVKDIINSRDNTLKGYGRIELDIKVTKQLIENIYTSQYTNVDNYLEAINDMQEIFYYLKNETDDKICDDEIIEILGEFYEKFSGNMDNVRGEADEFAKKFKFGEV; via the coding sequence ATGATATCACCTATTATTTTGAGTTCTATAAATCAGAATTTAAAGGAAATAGAAAGAAATGAACTGCTTGAAACTAATATAGAATCTGGAGATTATGGTCTAGCTCTTTCTGAATCTGATGTAAAAGATATAATAAATTCGAGAGATAATACTTTAAAGGGGTATGGAAGAATAGAATTAGATATAAAAGTTACAAAACAGTTAATAGAAAATATATATACATCACAATATACAAATGTGGACAATTATTTAGAGGCTATTAATGATATGCAAGAAATTTTTTATTATTTAAAAAATGAAACTGATGACAAGATATGTGATGATGAGATTATAGAAATACTGGGTGAATTTTATGAAAAATTTTCAGGCAATATGGACAATGTAAGAGGAGAAGCAGACGAATTTGCAAAGAAATTTAAATTTGGAGAAGTTTAA
- a CDS encoding M20 family metallopeptidase: protein MKEYIINNVEEIREELIDLSKKIWENPELAFEEKYASSIQKEYLKSKGFKIEEVENLPTGFIASFGEGKPVIGILGEYDALPELSQCVSAERKPLVEGKAGHGCGHNLLGVAGVGAVVSIKKLIEENKFNGTIKYFGCPAEEEGGGKTVMCINGCFDDVDCAFTWHPFDINAPWRGGSLANLSVKFKFKGITAHAAQAPHNGRSALDAVEIMNVGANYLREHVIDSIRMHYVITNGGGRPNVVPGFAESWYFIRGKKAKDAEHVLDRLIKVAQGAAMMTETEMEYKVTDGIYDYIPNQCLTDLVYDNMVFVGCPKNTPEEEEFAKKLCDTLTREERLGVATSLQNDKSIVESYIHKEIVDGDKDKGLAGSTDVGDVSYVIPVAQFAMAAWPVGIASHTWQSCSSAGSNIGFSAMINSAKVLACSAYDVFMDTKIIDEAKIEFDKSLDGQKFKPLV, encoded by the coding sequence ATGAAAGAGTATATCATAAATAATGTTGAAGAAATAAGAGAAGAATTAATTGATTTATCTAAGAAAATATGGGAAAATCCAGAATTAGCCTTTGAAGAAAAGTATGCAAGTAGCATTCAAAAAGAATACCTAAAGTCAAAAGGATTTAAAATTGAAGAAGTAGAAAATTTACCTACTGGATTTATAGCAAGTTTTGGAGAGGGTAAACCTGTGATTGGCATACTTGGAGAATATGATGCTTTACCAGAGCTATCACAATGTGTAAGTGCAGAAAGAAAGCCATTGGTAGAAGGAAAAGCTGGACATGGATGTGGGCATAACCTGTTGGGTGTAGCAGGTGTAGGAGCAGTTGTTTCTATAAAAAAATTAATAGAAGAAAATAAATTTAATGGAACAATAAAATATTTTGGTTGTCCTGCTGAAGAAGAAGGTGGAGGAAAGACAGTTATGTGTATAAATGGCTGTTTTGATGATGTAGATTGTGCATTTACATGGCATCCTTTTGATATAAATGCACCTTGGAGAGGTGGAAGTCTGGCAAACTTATCTGTAAAATTTAAATTTAAAGGGATAACAGCCCATGCAGCTCAAGCTCCTCATAATGGTAGAAGCGCACTTGATGCTGTTGAAATTATGAATGTTGGAGCTAATTATTTGAGAGAACATGTTATTGACTCTATAAGAATGCACTATGTTATAACTAATGGTGGTGGAAGACCTAATGTAGTTCCTGGATTTGCTGAAAGTTGGTACTTTATTAGAGGTAAAAAAGCAAAGGATGCAGAACACGTTCTTGATAGATTAATAAAAGTAGCTCAAGGAGCAGCAATGATGACAGAAACTGAAATGGAGTATAAGGTTACAGATGGAATATATGACTATATACCAAACCAATGTTTGACTGATTTAGTTTATGACAATATGGTTTTTGTTGGTTGCCCTAAAAATACTCCTGAAGAAGAAGAATTTGCAAAAAAGTTGTGTGATACTCTTACTAGAGAAGAAAGATTAGGTGTAGCAACATCATTACAAAATGATAAATCTATTGTAGAAAGCTATATACACAAGGAAATAGTTGACGGTGACAAAGATAAAGGACTAGCTGGTTCTACTGATGTTGGAGATGTAAGTTATGTAATACCAGTGGCTCAATTTGCAATGGCAGCTTGGCCTGTTGGAATTGCAAGTCATACATGGCAGTCATGTTCATCAGCAGGTTCAAATATAGGATTTTCTGCTATGATAAATTCAGCTAAAGTACTGGCTTGTAGTGCTTATGATGTATTTATGGATACTAAAATTATTGATGAAGCAAAAATTGAATTTGATAAATCATTAGATGGACAAAAATTTAAACCATTGGTATAA
- a CDS encoding cell wall-binding protein Cwp25, whose amino-acid sequence MRISKKVLALGISALLLSVSFPTSINALDKIENIQGVDKYETAGLISDKQDFTTAVLINADSTMVDGIAASGLAGVNNAAILLTNKDDIPEATLQRLNRVTKIYVIGGENSISKDVEKMLLMRRMQVIRIDGVDRVDTSYKIAGEIEKIKNSDKMFLVNGFKDEADAVSVASVAYRDGAPIILTKDIPSAEEDTDLDPWFGVSPVPVYAIGGESTLSDYIVSRYRATRIGGVDRYQTNKNVIEKFYNGAKEFYITSGDDLVYALVASPLAKNAPVVLVSNKSDKSILSGASKVTAIGISDKSIIEQCLDAVKK is encoded by the coding sequence ATGAGGATTAGTAAAAAGGTATTGGCGTTAGGTATTTCAGCATTACTGTTAAGTGTTAGTTTTCCAACATCAATAAACGCACTAGATAAGATTGAAAATATTCAAGGAGTAGATAAATATGAAACAGCTGGGCTTATTTCAGATAAGCAAGATTTTACAACAGCAGTTCTTATCAATGCAGACTCTACAATGGTAGATGGGATTGCTGCAAGTGGTCTTGCAGGAGTAAATAATGCAGCTATTTTATTAACTAATAAGGATGATATACCAGAAGCAACGCTTCAAAGACTGAATAGAGTTACTAAGATATATGTAATAGGTGGAGAAAATTCTATAAGTAAAGATGTAGAAAAAATGTTACTTATGAGAAGAATGCAAGTTATAAGAATTGATGGTGTAGATAGAGTAGATACAAGTTATAAAATTGCAGGCGAAATAGAAAAAATTAAAAACAGTGATAAGATGTTTTTAGTAAATGGATTTAAGGATGAAGCTGATGCAGTAAGTGTTGCATCTGTTGCTTATAGAGATGGAGCTCCTATAATATTGACAAAAGATATACCTTCAGCAGAAGAAGACACAGACTTAGACCCATGGTTTGGAGTTTCTCCTGTTCCAGTATATGCTATTGGAGGAGAGTCTACATTAAGTGATTACATAGTGAGCAGATATAGAGCAACTAGAATTGGCGGTGTTGATAGATATCAAACTAATAAAAATGTTATTGAAAAGTTCTATAATGGAGCAAAAGAGTTCTATATAACAAGTGGAGACGATTTAGTTTATGCTTTAGTTGCATCACCACTTGCAAAAAATGCTCCTGTTGTTTTAGTTTCAAATAAAAGTGATAAGAGTATATTAAGTGGAGCTAGTAAAGTAACAGCAATAGGTATAAGTGATAAGAGTATTATAGAGCAATGTTTGGATGCTGTAAAGAAGTAA
- a CDS encoding MarR family winged helix-turn-helix transcriptional regulator, with protein MKSNYDCFRIAMLLKELYSKTMYTVEENFKENGLTHQQIIIIKLIAHNQELTISQLCDEMSLAKGTVSGIISRLEQIGYIEKFKKSNDKRNTYVKFTTTGFEFATNFKIKMQESFDDIFKNCDENELSDLVKNLRNILAKVKER; from the coding sequence TTGAAAAGTAATTATGACTGTTTTAGAATAGCCATGCTCTTAAAAGAACTTTATTCTAAAACTATGTACACAGTAGAAGAAAATTTTAAAGAAAATGGATTAACACACCAACAGATTATAATTATAAAACTGATAGCTCATAATCAAGAACTTACAATATCACAACTATGTGATGAAATGTCTTTAGCTAAAGGTACGGTTTCAGGCATAATCAGCAGATTAGAACAGATTGGATATATAGAAAAATTCAAGAAATCTAATGATAAAAGAAATACATACGTTAAGTTTACAACAACAGGATTTGAATTTGCCACAAATTTTAAAATTAAAATGCAAGAAAGTTTTGATGATATTTTTAAAAATTGTGATGAAAACGAATTGAGTGACTTAGTAAAAAATCTTAGAAATATATTGGCAAAAGTAAAGGAGAGATAA